In Aedes albopictus strain Foshan chromosome 3, AalbF5, whole genome shotgun sequence, the genomic window tataagattcacacatttttcgaatgaaaagttacgaatccaatttgaattgttcaagcgaaactcctgaacgaatttaaagaaaaaaatctcaggcgagattcataaggCGTCTCCTGTGCCCAtttagagaaacttttggatacatttttggagaaactccaggaaacattactGGAGAAAAAAATTAaccaactctaagcgaaatatatggagaaactcaaatcatcctggagaaaataaacctgtagaaactcaatgagaaagttgtggcgatactgcatggaaattataggagcatctccaaGAAAAATGTTCTGCTGCCACTCTAACGGAAATTTCTTAAactactttagaataaattcctcgagcaacagaAAGGAGtgactacaaacaagattccaggaccaactgcatcaagacacaaaaaatgcctagaacgcctgaggaaaaatttgaacaataaatttggaggaactcatgcagcaactttagaagataatgttgaagaaacatccggaaacaattgttaaaaatcttatttttgaagaaatttaatgatgaagtattttattaactttagaaaatacttatggaaagaatttaccaaaatcttcaagaaactcctggaaaattttcggaaaaatccggaagctattctaggagaaattcttggaaacgattaatgaggaattcctgaagtaacttcagggcagttctaaaggcaaatctaagaggagttcttggaggtgttccaagagaattctagaaaaaaaactaaaagaaacttcaagaaatttctcgaaaaccttctggagcaacttcacaagaaattccgggagaaaatccagcaaacctttttggatcgattcaatagaaattcttgtaaaagctgcttgaagtggcttcaaggcaattctaggggcaacttctaaattgtttgtttgaacttCAAtatgaagctcaaacgtttttctcaaccaaacttatgaagctaaattgaactccacgaagggcagTAGATTATAAGGTTTGACCtctacacaagttctgaacagttcagattttgaaTAAATacgctttagaattgttctttttgttgtttttgtttttgatgtttaatgcggcccgcaggtcgatcctgaattgcaaatttggcccgcggtatcctccagcctgagcaccactggctTATTTGGTCCTGTTCCTATACGAGAAGTATGTATATTATGCACAATGATGACGCTGCCGGTGCTGACGACAAAGACGAAAATGGCAAGCAGTAAAAAGGCGAAACACGTTTTCCGAAGACGACCGGCAAGATATGAGATGTGAATGACGATAAGTTCAGGAGATGGAGGGTGACCAAGAGAAAATAGCAAAGGGAGAAAATGTGCGCCTCGCTGGCACCCTAGCCCTTACAATGGCAGAAGTGTGAGGACAGAAATGAATGGATGTGGGagggaaatttcttggaaatgctTCGACATCGACACTAATGACGGTGGCAATAATGTCAAGCCGGGAAGATGATGCCAGACAGACGTCGTTAAATGAAAAGACATCAACAGCCGAGCTATACGTTGAATGTGACAGGAAGAGCTGTGAAAAGGAATTTTAAAATATAGCACAATTTATGTCTGTTCAGGAACAATCAATGCAAAAATTattcttattaaaaatattgcacACTTAAATGGTGAAGTGAATGAACGTAAATGTTTTTGATGCATTTGAACATCTTGGAGACGCAGTAAAGAAACAGATATCGCACAGGTTTTGAGGAACATTATCGAATTGAGTTGTAAGTGGCTCATTTTGCTGGTTGATGGGTTTTCTAGCCATGTATTATTACTGGACGGACATTATATTTCGCATCAAATAATCACCctgcaatcaatcaatcaatagatGAAAACACAACGTTTTTTTCTAATACAACAAATGTAAACCAACATGTTTTATTGATCTATATATTTTTCTTATATTTGCAGATCAAGATGACTCCGCAGCTTCAGCTTAACTTGTTCTTGTACGTCGCCTTCTTACTCCTAAGTACATCACTTGGAGAGAACACAACAACGATAACCACCTCTACCGTGCAAAGTTCGCCTGAGACCACACAATCAACTACGGCACAGCAACTACAGTCAACGACACGCCAGATGCGACTAGAATCGACATCGACACAACCCACAGTCAGCTTTATAACAAACACGACAGCCTCATCAACCGGAGAAACTTCAACATCCACCACAGTGACAGTTTCGACACCGTCGACAATGACAACATTACCGCCATCGTACATATCAAACTATTCAACGATACCACAAATGCCATCAATGTCCCCATCTTCTATGACAACCAAACAGGATTTGCTCGATCCAATTCCTGTTGAACCCATCGAAATTGGCCCTGGAGGCCCTGATCAAAGGGAAAGTCTTGCAATTCAGAAAGCAATTGATTGGCTTCGAGAGAAGCGTCTTCCCGATTACAGTTGGGGTAACGATACGCACATGGTTATATTGGCTAAAGAATTATCGGGACCTCGCGATCCTTCGGACAATGATAACCATCTTCAGGAAATATCCGACTTGGAGAATATGTTGTCCGTGAAGCAAATGGAAATCGAATTGTTGACCATGGTAGATCGACATCATGCAATGCCAAAGCCCATCAACACCGATCGAATTGCCAAATACATCCTGGCAATGGGGGCACTCTGTAAGGATGCACGACATTTCTTTGGCCATGACTTAGTGGCTATCTTAGAGCACCACGAACATGAGGAAGGTCAAGAGTATGAGTTTGCTCTAACAGCATTGGCTGTGTGCAGTTCAGCTACACATGTGCGTAAACGACAGATAAGGCGATTGCTTGATATTGCCAGCGGCGAGGTTAATGATGTTGGTAAGTGTTGTTTTAGGGGTGGGGACCATTGCGTCAGGGCAACAGTTTTAGTAACCGCAACATACAGCGCCTATGGTCAGCTTGCCTTTCCAGGACTCGAATATACAATCTACACTTTTTGCTTGTCCTTATCTTTGTCTTGAGCACGACTTAGGCAGCCTCAAACATCACGCGTTGTTCATCCCGTTTCTCATCAGTACATGCGTGCTGCATGCGTCGCCCTGTTCGCGAACAGGCGCGGAGCAGGTTCGCAATAACTTGAGTCCTTCAGTATACCGGTAGTCTCCAATTCCTATGGAGGGCTATCCTAAGCATGGTGGCAACACATGCACGCAAGCGCACTACTACCAATTGGTCACCGCACCATACCGAGTAAGTTTCGTGCAGTCGTTTAAGTACCGTTCATCTAGGCCTTGGGTTAGTCACCAATTTCTACGTCCGTTTGTATGCCTTTTGTTGTAATGTAATCGATTCTATGGCGAACCGCCAGGTgcactatgggggattcccatacaagcaggcggacaaaaatatttttatcacattttcgaggatttcttagTTTTCTGTAGTTGGTTTGGCCAAAATTGTTTATGCTGATTTCTAAGCATCTCGATCAAGTTTTGTAAACTGCGTATTTTCAATATGGCCGAATAACGGATAATAATATATAAAAAAGTTTGGATTTGTTTAACGTtatcttattttttttgttttcttcactTGAAATGATCAAAATATTGGCCTCCTTGAGGCCTAGCTAATCCGCTACTTGCGAAGGGATTCACCTCCCATGAAACTTTTTGAGTTAGATTTTAAGCTCAATTTAAAACCCACAAACTCCGCCGATTGGATACTTCTTAATATACAATAGTAGGACAATCAAAAATCAGATAATACTTTAAGAAAATTAACAGGAGAAATTGGAAAATTCGCAATTATTGCCATGATTCTTTCCTAGGATAAGCCACCTTCAActggtataataaaataaaatcgcCGATAATtggtatagggtatcgcgccacttgggcggtggcttctatattcgtctgttttccactataactcagtcaattttgaaccaattgacttgaaatgttgtacacgggtagatactatacctatctcaccacattccaaaagttgtgtcaattggttcaaatttgactgagttatagtggaaaacagacgaatatagaagccaccgcccaagtggcgcgattccctaataaAATAAAATCGATTCGAGAACATGTCTGTGTCTTTCCAGTTCCATTCTCTGCGAAGGGTCTAGAAGTCGTCCTCCACTTAATCGACCCacatagctcgctgcgcaccacgtcttcttgtaacggccagatgactctcgaaaaccattgtatttgggttgctatccgacagtCTGATGACGTgaaccgtccaccgtagcctcccgattatcACGGTGTAGACCgagactcgaactacgcacatcactcgattcatcatcgccttgatcaatcgtacagtgaccccacaatttatgaatcggcaaaaatgaccacagtttatggatcactcatttgatcaacatggtgattcataaatagtgtacaaaattaaggtgattcatcggtgtggggtcactgtatcagtttatccgagaatccgtatttgcgcataatctgccatagctgatttCGATCGATTgtttcatacgccgatttaaaatcgatggagTGATGTGTGggaacgttgtattcgcggcattcccaggactttatggcgcattttttttcTGGGCATAACATCCGAACATGCAGATACGCCACCAAATCCAagaaaagaaggcacataggatgtgATGACGCATCCCAACTttcggacgttatttcgcaaaaaaaaacgcggCTTAActaccgggacagtatggcctcggacgttgtgatccggccccttttagaagctcacttggtagttgatctgctccagcggctttgttgtttttcattcggccaacctcctcctcaatctcttggaggttagaggctggaaatctttcgtcctgcgcacgtactcctagatctgttatcacgccaCTCTCGATGCTTGCAACGTAGCCATTGCGGTGCTCAACGTTCTGCCGCCGCCACCTCTTCACCACCTCAcgttcgctcgtgagaagattcccatgattatctcggcacatgtcggcttgtggcacaaatccTCTGCACAAACACTTCAGTTTCTCGTAGCACTTCCGTGTgtctttagcgcggtacagctcttttcCATCacttcacgatctcgttctttctgctggcgcttttctcctccggaagactgagttctgcctgttccgcgcatgCCTCATTAGCACTCGtatggtgttgcaacattctctccTCCTACCTATGCTgcattctcgtttttcaactgttcacattatccgtcgtaccagtcgtctGTGTGATTCAGAATCGCGAAGCGTTAGCCGagcctgttcccagttcattggtggtgccacagctttagtagaaggtagccgctcgacgcccgcttttccatattttctgaccagctcaacaaagttcctgcaacgctacgatgtcgaagaaccggggatgtaattcgtcgtaaaTTACCTGAGCAGAGGAGAATGTCAAATTGATAACACCAGAAACACGTAGTCTGTTTTCATATCATACAGACTTAACAATATTCGCTGGCTCGGATTTTCGCACACATCCGACTGTTCAGCAAACTTAAAAACTGAtatctcaataaaaaaaatacgtttgttagctgattctcagcttaACAGTTGCCGAATCTCAGCaaaaaactgtcaaaattgctgaaatCTTGGCAATGGTGTtt contains:
- the LOC109400046 gene encoding uncharacterized protein CG3556, with translation MTPQLQLNLFLYVAFLLLSTSLGENTTTITTSTVQSSPETTQSTTAQQLQSTTRQMRLESTSTQPTVSFITNTTASSTGETSTSTTVTVSTPSTMTTLPPSYISNYSTIPQMPSMSPSSMTTKQDLLDPIPVEPIEIGPGGPDQRESLAIQKAIDWLREKRLPDYSWGNDTHMVILAKELSGPRDPSDNDNHLQEISDLENMLSVKQMEIELLTMVDRHHAMPKPINTDRIAKYILAMGALCKDARHFFGHDLVAILEHHEHEEGQEYEFALTALAVCSSATHVRKRQIRRLLDIASGEVNDVDTIAMVLLALRCIVTDHRHRHLQHFIRRPARGLASLQGPQGSFGSLRSTALAMQALQDLEPDPAGKWNRSAASEWMLSKQRLDGGWTEEPLQDGQDATIGVGLTADITLALGWKGLGAVRALQCDHVIRDNSNDNYYENGDQKLAAPVGLTSSVEEAEPKNVSYTYTLWVDTNVTQEYSLDLTSPKNTTFFQAMKQAKEIDPKFEFEAREWPNGHYVHTLAEMKEEPKSYHYWLLYRLPEKPDTKNPPGNQLIAPLGVDELLVEDGEHYLYWYKKL